From a single Prochlorococcus sp. MIT 0603 genomic region:
- the crtL gene encoding lycopene beta cyclase yields MKLENCSDVLVMGAGPAALCIASELIQQGLDVSALASHSPQKPWTNTYGIWAEELESLGMASLLGHRWKDTVSYFGNGEGFDGVDPISHDFDYGLFDQAAFQNALLDKCSGLDWLIETAESIRYVEKITEVICTSGNIYRARIVVDASGHRSPFIRRPNHGAVAQQAAYGVVGRFNLPPVEKNRFVLMDFRSNHLTENELKEPPSFLYAMDFGDELFFVEETSLACSPPLSWSKLKQRLIARLAKRGIEIQEVLDEEHCLFPMNLPLPDRDQPILAFGGSASMVHPASGYMVGALLRRAPDLAKVLSQSMSIEPALNSAKLAEKGWKVLWTKELVQRHRLYQFGLKRLMSFDEALLRSFFATFFRLPKEDWSRFLANTLPLPQLILVMLRLFTISPLKVKLGMIGLVKV; encoded by the coding sequence TTGAAATTGGAAAATTGTTCCGATGTATTGGTTATGGGTGCAGGACCAGCTGCCCTTTGCATAGCTTCAGAGTTGATTCAGCAAGGATTGGACGTAAGTGCATTAGCATCACATTCTCCCCAAAAACCATGGACTAATACTTATGGCATATGGGCAGAAGAACTTGAGTCTCTTGGCATGGCGTCACTATTAGGTCACCGCTGGAAAGACACTGTTAGTTATTTTGGAAATGGTGAGGGCTTTGATGGAGTGGATCCAATTTCTCATGATTTTGATTATGGGCTTTTTGATCAGGCTGCCTTTCAAAATGCACTTTTGGATAAATGTTCAGGTCTAGATTGGCTTATTGAAACAGCAGAAAGCATAAGATATGTCGAAAAAATTACTGAAGTAATTTGTACATCAGGAAATATTTATAGAGCCAGAATTGTTGTTGATGCAAGTGGACATAGAAGTCCTTTTATACGTCGACCTAATCATGGAGCAGTAGCTCAACAGGCAGCATATGGAGTTGTAGGAAGATTTAATTTACCGCCTGTAGAGAAAAATAGATTTGTTTTAATGGATTTTAGATCTAATCATCTAACAGAGAATGAATTGAAAGAACCACCTTCCTTTTTATATGCAATGGATTTTGGAGATGAATTATTTTTTGTAGAAGAGACCTCACTTGCATGTTCTCCCCCATTGTCTTGGAGTAAATTGAAACAACGTTTAATAGCAAGGTTGGCTAAGAGAGGGATAGAGATACAAGAGGTTTTAGATGAAGAACATTGCTTATTTCCAATGAATCTTCCTTTGCCTGATCGTGACCAGCCTATTCTTGCTTTTGGTGGATCTGCAAGCATGGTTCACCCTGCTTCTGGTTATATGGTTGGGGCTCTTTTAAGACGAGCTCCAGATTTGGCTAAAGTATTGTCTCAGTCAATGTCAATTGAGCCAGCTTTGAATTCAGCTAAATTGGCAGAAAAAGGTTGGAAGGTTTTATGGACAAAAGAACTAGTGCAAAGACATCGTTTATATCAGTTTGGCTTAAAACGTTTAATGAGTTTTGATGAGGCATTGTTAAGAAGTTTCTTTGCAACTTTCTTTCGACTGCCTAAGGAGGATTGGTCTAGATTTTTGGCTAACACACTCCCTTTGCCTCAGTTGATTTTGGTTATGCTAAGGCTTTTTACTATTTCACCTTTAAAA